From the genome of Actinacidiphila yeochonensis CN732, one region includes:
- a CDS encoding tyrosinase family protein: protein MYTRMNQRNLTSDQRSRFVNAVLQLKHLGRYDKYVKLHAQYFAADGETGLRMAHMAPTFFPWHRQFLLVFEHELQMIDPSVTIPYWDWTADRSTTSALWDDDFMGGDGRSSDGQVTSGPFAYRNGGWPINFGVTKEKYLTRSMGRPDRPIVLPTSDELSSALSISTYDTSPWNSAPGTRGFRNTIEGWTVDESKGGYLHNRVHQWVGGQMTGGASPNDPIFWLHHSFIDLIWVRWQRQHPNSAFYLPSRPLAANDPQHGRLLSLDEPMPPFNVKPSTLLDHRRYYTYEEN, encoded by the coding sequence GTGTACACCCGCATGAACCAGCGCAACCTCACCAGCGACCAGCGCTCCCGGTTCGTCAACGCCGTGCTCCAGCTCAAACACCTCGGCCGGTACGACAAGTACGTCAAGCTGCACGCCCAGTACTTCGCCGCCGACGGGGAGACGGGGCTGCGGATGGCCCACATGGCCCCCACGTTCTTCCCCTGGCACCGCCAGTTCCTGCTGGTCTTCGAGCACGAGCTCCAGATGATCGACCCCTCGGTCACCATCCCGTACTGGGACTGGACCGCGGACCGCTCCACCACCTCGGCGCTGTGGGACGACGACTTCATGGGCGGCGACGGCCGCTCCAGCGACGGCCAGGTGACGTCCGGGCCGTTCGCCTACCGCAACGGCGGATGGCCGATCAACTTCGGCGTCACGAAGGAGAAGTACCTCACCCGCTCCATGGGCCGGCCGGACCGCCCGATCGTGCTGCCGACCTCGGACGAGCTGTCGAGCGCGCTGTCCATCTCCACCTACGACACCTCGCCGTGGAACTCCGCGCCGGGCACCCGGGGCTTCCGCAACACGATCGAGGGGTGGACGGTCGACGAGTCCAAGGGCGGCTACCTGCACAACCGGGTCCACCAGTGGGTCGGCGGCCAGATGACCGGCGGCGCCTCCCCGAACGACCCGATCTTCTGGCTGCACCACTCCTTCATCGACCTGATCTGGGTGCGCTGGCAGCGGCAGCACCCGAACTCCGCCTTCTACCTGCCGTCCCGCCCGCTGGCCGCGAACGACCCCCAACACGGCCGGCTGCTCAGCCTGGACGAGCCGATGCCCCCGTTCAACGTGAAGCCCTCCACGCTGCTGGACCACCGCCGGTACTACACCTACGAGGAGAACTGA
- a CDS encoding glycoside hydrolase family 26 protein: MADRYRLRGRTGVVLAAAALALSGLTATAVRDDSVSARPGTAGVPAADGTSAVAADGAAARAGADEIPPLGAFTDSGPEGVAALADLQSWLGGTPVRVAHTYLPGDSWQGIEGEDAQLAPWAQWTRARSGRMFVLNVPMQEDDEGGVSDADVRALIDQGARGADDAHFTALARRLVRLGVPDTVIVLGWEMNGVTYTHRCGPDPAGWKEYWNRIVAAMRAVPGQHFRFDFAPSRGQDAIPWTECYPGDGVVDVIGMDSYDQPAGESFYDQVTEPYGLQEQVDFAGEHGKPVSYPEWGLFQNGDDPDWMTLMLTWINTHHALYQTLTDYCPHGIRECDQNPQAAKVYRIMLYGRQTASAPPPIDTSAPSTGASDGPSAAEQPAASPAARPAGPSPSPAGTPPHGQAAPRRPPPSRRSPRPRGRRRPRRRRARSRSCGPRAARPTAPRSPPSAAPRGPEPPGSGPRGVLNCRAQDPVAS, translated from the coding sequence ATGGCCGACCGGTACCGGTTGCGGGGGAGGACGGGGGTGGTGCTGGCCGCTGCGGCGCTGGCACTCAGCGGCCTGACGGCGACGGCGGTCCGCGACGACTCGGTGTCCGCGCGGCCCGGTACGGCGGGCGTGCCGGCCGCCGACGGGACCTCGGCCGTGGCGGCGGACGGCGCGGCGGCCAGGGCCGGCGCCGACGAGATCCCCCCGCTGGGCGCCTTCACCGACTCGGGTCCGGAGGGCGTGGCGGCCCTGGCGGACCTCCAGTCCTGGCTCGGCGGTACGCCGGTGCGGGTCGCCCACACCTACCTGCCGGGCGACAGCTGGCAGGGCATCGAGGGCGAGGACGCGCAGCTGGCGCCCTGGGCGCAGTGGACCCGCGCCCGGTCCGGGCGGATGTTCGTGCTCAACGTCCCCATGCAGGAGGACGACGAGGGCGGCGTGTCCGACGCCGACGTGCGCGCCCTGATCGACCAGGGCGCGCGGGGCGCCGACGACGCGCACTTCACCGCGCTGGCCCGCCGCCTGGTGCGGCTCGGCGTGCCGGACACGGTGATCGTGCTCGGCTGGGAGATGAACGGCGTCACCTACACCCACCGCTGCGGGCCCGACCCGGCCGGCTGGAAGGAGTACTGGAACCGGATCGTGGCCGCGATGCGCGCGGTGCCCGGCCAGCACTTCCGCTTCGACTTCGCGCCCAGCCGCGGCCAGGACGCGATCCCGTGGACCGAGTGCTACCCGGGCGACGGCGTGGTGGACGTCATCGGCATGGACTCCTACGACCAGCCCGCGGGCGAGTCCTTCTACGACCAGGTGACCGAGCCGTACGGCCTCCAGGAGCAGGTGGACTTCGCGGGCGAACACGGAAAACCGGTCTCCTACCCGGAGTGGGGCCTCTTCCAGAACGGCGACGACCCGGACTGGATGACGCTGATGCTCACCTGGATCAACACCCACCACGCGCTCTACCAGACCCTCACCGACTACTGCCCGCACGGCATCCGGGAGTGCGACCAGAACCCGCAGGCGGCCAAGGTCTACCGGATCATGCTCTACGGCCGGCAGACCGCCTCGGCGCCCCCGCCGATCGACACCTCGGCGCCGTCCACCGGCGCGTCAGACGGTCCGTCCGCCGCCGAGCAGCCGGCCGCTTCCCCCGCTGCCCGGCCTGCGGGCCCGTCCCCCAGCCCGGCCGGCACGCCGCCGCACGGCCAGGCGGCCCCTCGGCGCCCGCCGCCGTCCCGGCGGTCCCCGCGCCCGAGGGGACGACGCCGGCCGCGCCGCCGGCGAGCCCGGAGCCGCTCGTGCGGCCCTCGGGCGGCGCGGCCGACGGCGCCCCGATCGCCGCCCTCAGCCGCGCCACGGGGTCCTGAACCGCCGGGCTCAGGACCCCGTGGCGTCCTGAACTGCCGGGCTCAGGACCCGGTGGCGTCCTGA
- a CDS encoding sugar transferase, which yields MDNAFTPYSASAAHGRLVQPPFAPSGPFASSGPSGPFASSGPLASSASTGPRPEAAPPRVLAGGAPGTHPLAEGGASPPAAPGTGPVPGAAPAPAGSTPPARVPGADGRVAVLPQVQPEARLDRTEPRPDQKESRPAVPPPGGAARTATEAESGTEFRAESRAPSGAESGPAAAGPTAAGTAARGRRQGRPSGWAAALAAADGAAALLGLALVGPHGGPVLPVVLLAVLYAAQRRTGLYRPLLAPATLDEVPSAALGTALAWGLAAAALAATAPRRALDWSDLFGAAALTLLGCVALRGLVHRLHRWRRGRRPEPALVVGDAPAARHVAEALRAHPEYGLYPVTVSTDPADPHTPADPADLTDPSGLTDLVRRAAREDVRHVLLVGPHPAHPADGPSPAAPGRRTGAGARDAVGTAVAARLAGLGCRTWRVEPAGRAGEPGGSGAHHLWAYACSPVETARARGKRATDVLLAGTALLAVSPVLAGCALAVRLADGPGVLFRQERIGRGGRPFTLLKFRTLRPRDEDEAATRWSIAHDGRVSGVGRLLRRTSLDELPQLWNVLRGDMSLVGPRPERPHFVEEFSRTHAGYADRHRMPAGLTGLAQVHGLRGDTSIADRARFDNHYIDSWSLWRDVAIMLRTALALLRPGGS from the coding sequence ATGGACAACGCCTTCACCCCCTACAGCGCCTCCGCCGCCCACGGCCGCCTGGTCCAGCCGCCGTTCGCCCCCTCAGGCCCGTTCGCCTCATCCGGTCCGTCCGGCCCGTTCGCCTCGTCCGGCCCGCTCGCCTCGTCCGCCTCGACCGGCCCTCGGCCGGAGGCGGCCCCGCCCCGCGTCCTGGCCGGCGGTGCGCCCGGCACCCACCCGCTCGCGGAGGGCGGGGCCTCCCCGCCGGCCGCCCCGGGCACCGGGCCCGTCCCGGGCGCCGCCCCCGCGCCCGCCGGCTCGACGCCGCCCGCGCGGGTGCCCGGGGCGGACGGCCGGGTCGCCGTACTGCCCCAGGTCCAGCCGGAGGCGCGGCTGGACCGGACGGAGCCGCGGCCGGACCAGAAGGAGTCACGGCCGGCGGTGCCGCCGCCGGGCGGCGCCGCGCGCACGGCGACCGAGGCGGAGTCCGGCACCGAATTCAGGGCGGAGTCCAGGGCGCCGTCCGGCGCCGAGTCCGGTCCCGCTGCGGCCGGTCCCACGGCGGCCGGCACCGCGGCCCGCGGCCGACGGCAGGGCCGCCCGAGCGGCTGGGCGGCCGCCCTCGCGGCGGCCGACGGCGCCGCGGCGCTGCTCGGCCTGGCGCTGGTCGGCCCGCACGGCGGCCCGGTGCTCCCCGTGGTGCTGCTCGCCGTCCTGTACGCCGCCCAGCGTCGTACCGGCCTGTACCGGCCGCTGCTCGCCCCGGCCACGCTGGACGAGGTGCCGTCGGCCGCCCTCGGCACCGCGCTGGCCTGGGGGCTGGCCGCCGCCGCGCTGGCCGCGACCGCGCCGCGCCGGGCGCTGGACTGGTCCGACCTGTTCGGCGCCGCCGCGCTGACGCTGCTCGGCTGCGTGGCGCTGCGCGGGCTCGTCCACCGGCTGCACCGGTGGCGGCGCGGTCGCCGGCCCGAGCCCGCCCTCGTCGTCGGCGACGCCCCGGCGGCCCGGCACGTCGCGGAGGCGCTGCGCGCCCACCCCGAGTACGGGCTGTACCCGGTCACGGTCAGCACCGACCCGGCCGACCCCCACACGCCAGCCGACCCGGCCGACCTGACCGACCCGAGCGGCCTGACCGACCTCGTCCGCCGCGCCGCCCGCGAGGACGTCCGGCACGTGCTGCTGGTCGGTCCGCACCCGGCGCACCCCGCCGACGGCCCGTCACCCGCCGCGCCCGGCCGCCGGACCGGGGCCGGTGCCCGGGACGCGGTGGGCACGGCGGTCGCCGCGCGCCTCGCCGGACTCGGCTGCCGCACCTGGCGGGTGGAGCCGGCCGGGCGGGCGGGCGAGCCCGGGGGCTCCGGGGCGCACCACCTGTGGGCGTACGCCTGCTCGCCGGTGGAGACCGCCCGCGCGCGGGGGAAGCGAGCCACCGACGTGCTGCTGGCCGGTACCGCGCTGCTGGCGGTCTCCCCGGTGCTGGCCGGGTGCGCGCTGGCCGTCAGGCTGGCCGACGGGCCCGGCGTCCTCTTCCGGCAGGAGCGGATCGGCCGCGGCGGCCGGCCGTTCACCCTGCTGAAGTTCCGCACCCTGCGCCCCCGCGACGAGGACGAGGCGGCCACCCGCTGGAGCATCGCGCACGACGGGCGCGTGAGCGGAGTCGGCCGGCTGCTGCGCAGGACCTCCCTCGACGAGCTGCCGCAGCTGTGGAACGTGCTGCGCGGTGACATGAGCCTGGTCGGCCCCCGTCCCGAACGGCCGCACTTCGTCGAGGAGTTCAGCCGGACGCACGCCGGGTACGCGGACCGGCACCGGATGCCCGCCGGACTCACCGGCCTCGCCCAGGTGCACGGCCTGCGCGGCGACACCTCGATCGCCGACCGGGCCCGGTTCGACAACCACTACATCGACTCCTGGTCGCTCTGGCGGGACGTGGCGATCATGCTGCGCACCGCCCTGGCGCTGCTCCGGCCGGGCGGCAGCTGA
- a CDS encoding lipid II flippase MurJ, producing MARAAVATAGLSVAGSVLGLVRDQGIAHLFGAGAESDAFLVAWTVPEVAATVLIEDAMALLMVPAFSTALARRGVRALVRGTLPRLVALLAGLTALLAAGAPAVVRVLAPGLADPATAVACTRLTALTVLTFGIAGYLSAGLRAHRRFGPPAAIYVAYNAGIVATLFALHGALGVRAAAAGVAVGGALMVAAQLLPAVRLLRTSPGTAHATAPDTAPAPADAPGRAAGYDPLGVVLLAPVVVYTLSRQAQVLVERYFAAPLRAGAISHLNYAEKVAQLPMALSVMIVTVTFPALSRALAEGDADTARRRVERDLGLACFVVLLGTAYVVACAPQIVHVLFQRGEFTAADTTATAAVMRVYALGLLGQSLVGTLVRPYFSAARPTWYPAAAMGAGLLLTAVLDAAAVGPFGACGIAAGNAAGITLAAALLLRGLGGRPVALRARALAPAMARTLLAAAAAAAAGWALAARLPDTAAVAACAVAVPLVFGAGAAAVRAPEVPYLLATVTRRAVHDR from the coding sequence ATGGCCCGAGCGGCCGTCGCCACCGCCGGGCTCAGCGTCGCGGGCTCCGTACTCGGCCTGGTCCGCGACCAGGGCATCGCCCACCTCTTCGGGGCGGGCGCGGAGAGCGACGCGTTCCTGGTGGCCTGGACGGTGCCCGAGGTCGCCGCCACCGTGCTCATCGAGGACGCCATGGCGCTGCTGATGGTGCCCGCCTTCAGCACGGCGCTGGCCCGCCGCGGGGTGCGCGCCCTGGTCCGCGGCACGCTGCCGCGGCTGGTCGCCCTGCTGGCCGGGCTGACGGCGCTGCTCGCGGCGGGCGCGCCCGCCGTGGTGCGGGTGCTGGCCCCGGGACTGGCCGACCCGGCCACGGCGGTGGCGTGCACCCGGCTGACCGCGCTGACCGTGCTCACCTTCGGGATCGCCGGCTACCTCAGCGCGGGGCTGCGCGCCCACCGCCGGTTCGGGCCGCCCGCGGCGATCTACGTCGCCTACAACGCGGGCATCGTCGCCACCCTCTTTGCCCTGCACGGCGCGCTGGGCGTCAGGGCGGCGGCGGCCGGGGTGGCCGTCGGCGGAGCACTGATGGTGGCGGCCCAACTCCTCCCGGCGGTACGGCTGCTGCGCACCTCGCCCGGCACCGCGCACGCGACCGCGCCCGACACCGCGCCCGCCCCGGCCGACGCGCCCGGCCGGGCCGCCGGGTACGACCCGCTGGGCGTCGTGCTGCTCGCCCCCGTCGTCGTCTACACCCTCAGCCGCCAGGCGCAGGTGCTGGTGGAGCGGTACTTCGCCGCACCGCTGCGGGCCGGCGCCATCTCGCACCTCAACTACGCCGAGAAGGTCGCCCAGTTGCCGATGGCGCTGTCGGTGATGATCGTGACCGTCACCTTCCCCGCGCTCTCCCGGGCGCTGGCCGAGGGCGACGCCGACACGGCCCGGCGGCGGGTCGAACGGGATCTGGGACTGGCCTGCTTCGTGGTGCTGCTCGGCACCGCGTACGTGGTGGCGTGCGCCCCGCAGATCGTCCATGTGCTCTTCCAGCGAGGCGAGTTCACCGCCGCCGACACCACCGCGACGGCCGCCGTGATGCGGGTGTACGCGCTCGGCCTGCTCGGCCAGAGCCTGGTCGGCACGCTGGTGCGGCCCTACTTCTCCGCGGCCCGGCCCACCTGGTACCCGGCCGCGGCGATGGGCGCCGGGCTGCTGCTCACGGCGGTGCTGGACGCCGCCGCGGTCGGCCCGTTCGGCGCCTGCGGCATCGCGGCCGGCAACGCGGCGGGGATCACCCTGGCCGCGGCGCTGCTGCTGCGCGGCCTCGGCGGCCGCCCGGTCGCCCTGCGGGCCCGCGCCCTCGCCCCGGCCATGGCCCGCACCCTGCTGGCCGCCGCCGCGGCGGCGGCCGCCGGGTGGGCACTGGCGGCGCGGCTGCCGGACACCGCGGCCGTGGCCGCCTGCGCGGTGGCCGTCCCGCTGGTGTTCGGGGCCGGCGCGGCGGCCGTCCGCGCGCCCGAAGTCCCCTACCTGCTCGCGACCGTGACCCGGAGGGCCGTCCATGACCGCTGA
- a CDS encoding polysaccharide deacetylase family protein has protein sequence MTADPPTRTRSRHGGRAGRRAPWALMYHSVADRAAGDPYLVTVDPDRLADQLRWLGRHGLTGVSMRELLTARARGRADRLVGLTFDDGYADFLTEAVPRLREHGHTATVFVLAGRLGGSNVWDAEGPRKPLLTADGVRAVHRAGMEVGSHGLLHRDLTTLDEAELARELTESRRLLAEITGAVPVGFCHPYGAVDPRTLRAARTSGYAYACAVDPGPLACVHALPRSYVGHADTSPRLHAKRLLHRLRGPVLAPPSPQAAVPPATPPAVPTGGDA, from the coding sequence ATGACCGCTGATCCCCCCACCCGGACGCGCTCCCGCCACGGGGGCCGGGCCGGCCGCCGCGCGCCCTGGGCGCTGATGTACCACTCGGTGGCCGACCGGGCGGCCGGCGACCCGTACCTGGTCACCGTGGACCCCGACCGGCTGGCCGACCAGTTGCGCTGGCTGGGCCGGCACGGCCTGACCGGGGTGAGCATGCGCGAACTGCTCACCGCCCGCGCCCGCGGCCGGGCCGACCGGCTGGTCGGCCTGACCTTCGACGACGGCTACGCCGACTTCCTCACCGAGGCCGTCCCGCGGCTGCGCGAACACGGCCACACCGCCACCGTGTTCGTCCTGGCCGGCCGGCTCGGCGGCAGCAACGTCTGGGACGCCGAGGGCCCGCGCAAGCCGCTGCTGACCGCCGACGGCGTCCGCGCCGTCCACCGGGCCGGCATGGAGGTCGGCTCCCACGGCCTGCTGCACCGCGACCTGACCACACTGGACGAGGCCGAGCTGGCCCGCGAACTCACCGAGAGCCGACGCCTGCTGGCCGAGATCACCGGCGCCGTCCCGGTCGGCTTCTGCCACCCCTACGGCGCCGTCGACCCGCGCACCCTGCGGGCCGCCCGCACCTCCGGCTACGCCTACGCCTGCGCGGTCGACCCCGGTCCGCTGGCCTGCGTCCACGCGCTGCCGCGCAGCTACGTCGGCCACGCCGACACCTCTCCCCGGCTGCACGCCAAACGGCTGCTCCACCGGCTGCGCGGCCCCGTCCTGGCGCCGCCTTCCCCCCAGGCCGCCGTACCACCCGCCACACCACCCGCCGTACCGACAGGAGGCGACGCATGA
- a CDS encoding GNAT family N-acetyltransferase, which translates to MAVCRDTAGFAALGPEWSALHGRCPEATPFQSHAWLHSWWLSYGGRRGRLRVVVVRHGGRLVAAAPLARVGGPLPAVVPLGGAVTDYSDVLLDPAHRPGAVDALLAGLRRAARGAVLDLREVRPGGAAELLYTRWEGPRRRLPDSLCLELPGGPMDALIARVGSSRGQRIRSDLRKIAAAGLAERQVPVAEVPAAVARLLRLHQEQWRGRGITPEHLRPRFAEHLARACGAMAASGEAAVTEFRLPSAQGAPDTPGAPDEQGAPDTPDAPGEGREADAGARPHPDGGTADGPGGELVAADLTLLSPALCGGYLFGARPAALRAARVDTTTLLMRLGARHTAEGGLPVLSLLRGDEPHKAHWRPGRAVNSRLMMAGPFSAPLLAARYAPASARARLRGRPLPRLRAARARLMALRAALAERAARVRRDGQRDRRER; encoded by the coding sequence GTGGCCGTCTGCCGCGACACCGCGGGCTTCGCCGCCCTCGGCCCCGAGTGGTCGGCGCTGCACGGCCGCTGCCCGGAGGCCACACCGTTCCAGAGCCACGCCTGGCTCCACTCGTGGTGGCTGTCGTACGGGGGGCGCCGGGGGCGGCTGCGGGTCGTGGTGGTCCGGCACGGCGGGCGGCTGGTCGCGGCGGCGCCGCTGGCGCGGGTCGGCGGGCCGCTGCCCGCCGTGGTGCCGCTCGGCGGCGCGGTCACCGACTACTCCGACGTGCTGCTCGACCCGGCGCACCGCCCGGGCGCCGTCGACGCGCTGCTGGCCGGACTGCGCCGGGCCGCCCGCGGCGCGGTGCTCGACCTGCGCGAGGTGCGGCCGGGCGGCGCGGCCGAGTTGCTGTACACGCGGTGGGAGGGCCCCCGGCGGCGGCTGCCGGACTCGCTCTGCCTTGAGCTGCCGGGCGGCCCGATGGACGCGCTGATCGCCCGGGTGGGCAGCTCGCGCGGCCAGCGCATCCGCTCCGACCTGCGGAAGATCGCCGCCGCCGGGCTGGCCGAACGGCAGGTGCCGGTGGCTGAGGTACCGGCCGCCGTGGCACGGCTGCTGCGGCTGCACCAGGAGCAGTGGCGGGGGCGCGGCATCACCCCCGAGCATCTGAGGCCACGGTTCGCCGAGCACCTGGCACGCGCCTGCGGGGCGATGGCCGCCTCCGGCGAGGCGGCGGTCACCGAGTTCCGGCTCCCCTCCGCGCAGGGCGCACCGGACACTCCGGGTGCGCCGGACGAACAGGGCGCACCGGACACACCGGACGCACCGGGCGAAGGCCGAGAGGCCGACGCGGGCGCTCGCCCTCACCCGGACGGCGGTACGGCCGACGGACCCGGCGGCGAACTGGTGGCCGCCGACCTCACGCTGCTGTCGCCCGCGCTCTGCGGCGGCTACCTCTTCGGTGCCCGGCCGGCCGCGCTGCGCGCCGCGCGGGTCGACACCACCACGCTGCTGATGCGGCTGGGCGCGCGCCACACCGCGGAGGGCGGGCTGCCGGTGCTGAGCCTGCTGCGGGGGGACGAGCCGCACAAGGCGCACTGGCGTCCCGGACGGGCCGTCAACTCCCGGCTGATGATGGCCGGCCCGTTCTCCGCGCCGCTGCTCGCCGCACGGTACGCCCCGGCCTCCGCCCGCGCCCGACTGCGCGGCCGCCCACTGCCGAGGCTGCGCGCCGCACGGGCCCGGCTCATGGCCCTGCGGGCGGCCCTGGCGGAGCGGGCCGCGCGGGTCCGCCGCGACGGTCAGCGGGACCGGCGCGAACGCTGA
- a CDS encoding tyrosinase family oxidase copper chaperone, with product MVSRRRVLRTGFTTAAAVSGTAAALLPVTAGSHTAGSATAPGDPGPDDGKPGGALFDEVYRGRHIQGYHAPDEPSGVAVLVDGRQLDLMRRVDGSFISMANHYQPYLTPVETARAAVDVIGRAQLSEAAAVMHHH from the coding sequence ATGGTCTCGCGCAGGCGAGTGCTGAGGACCGGGTTCACCACCGCCGCCGCCGTGTCGGGCACCGCCGCGGCGCTGCTGCCCGTCACGGCCGGGAGCCACACCGCCGGCAGCGCCACCGCTCCCGGCGACCCGGGCCCCGACGACGGGAAGCCGGGCGGCGCGCTCTTCGACGAGGTGTACCGGGGCCGCCACATCCAGGGCTACCACGCCCCCGACGAGCCCTCCGGGGTGGCCGTGCTGGTGGACGGCCGCCAACTCGACCTGATGCGCCGGGTGGACGGCAGCTTCATCAGCATGGCCAACCACTACCAGCCGTACCTGACCCCGGTGGAGACCGCCCGAGCGGCCGTCGACGTCATCGGGCGGGCCCAGCTGTCCGAGGCCGCCGCCGTCATGCACCACCACTGA
- a CDS encoding chaplin, which yields MSRIAKAAALTAAVGAALAAGAGAASADAGAEGAALGSPGVLSGNVIQVPVHVPVNVCGNTIDIVGLLNPAFGNTCVNSSSSGLGIAPVAAGGQY from the coding sequence ATGTCGCGTATCGCGAAGGCTGCGGCCCTGACCGCCGCCGTTGGTGCCGCCCTGGCCGCTGGCGCGGGTGCGGCCTCGGCCGACGCCGGTGCCGAGGGCGCCGCTCTGGGCTCGCCGGGCGTCCTGTCCGGCAACGTCATCCAGGTGCCGGTGCACGTGCCGGTGAACGTCTGCGGCAACACCATCGACATCGTCGGGCTGCTCAACCCCGCTTTCGGCAACACCTGCGTGAACAGCTCGTCCAGCGGCCTGGGCATCGCCCCGGTCGCCGCCGGCGGCCAGTACTGA
- a CDS encoding O-antigen ligase family protein, which yields MATVLLLALPVPPGNVSSSGKVTPADAASAVLVLACAVRLLRDRRRPLRPAAALLLGAPLVAFAASAVVTPDPGAGATGFVRYAQVFVLVPAAVVLLLRDRRDFAVLAGAVVALALVQGGVGVWQYATGGGASYQGQDVRAVGTFGPSDIMGMATVVAYGLLVAAGYALAPGRRGVRIGAGACAAVLLVPLTVSFSRGTWIATAVALGAVTVLAGRRQAVRVLGTAAACAVLLVGGAGVGSQMITERLTSITQVTDAPDPSVTDRYTLWSAAVSMWREHPVLGVGLKRFPAERDSHASLALDSGSDTDGAGQGFTREPLLSPHNMYLLALSEQGLTGCLLLGGSWAALLAAGTARLLRTRRTAAGTARLLRTRRTAAADRSRPTAPLPGTGTGGGTAASSGSTAPRPGGTAVPLPAGSVGPGLAAVGLLLWTCVDFLYADIGGPVTPLTAVVLGLAAWWALEPSDGRRS from the coding sequence GTGGCCACGGTGCTGCTGCTCGCGCTGCCGGTGCCGCCCGGGAACGTCAGCTCGTCCGGCAAGGTCACCCCCGCCGACGCGGCCTCCGCCGTCCTCGTACTGGCCTGCGCGGTACGGCTGCTGCGCGACCGTCGCCGCCCGCTGCGCCCGGCCGCCGCGCTGCTGCTCGGCGCACCGCTCGTCGCCTTCGCCGCCTCGGCGGTCGTGACGCCCGATCCGGGCGCCGGGGCCACCGGGTTCGTCCGCTACGCGCAGGTGTTCGTCCTGGTGCCGGCCGCGGTGGTGCTGCTGCTGCGCGACCGGCGGGACTTCGCGGTGCTGGCCGGCGCCGTGGTGGCCCTGGCCCTGGTGCAGGGCGGCGTCGGGGTGTGGCAGTACGCGACCGGCGGCGGCGCCTCCTACCAGGGGCAGGACGTCCGGGCGGTCGGCACGTTCGGGCCCTCGGACATCATGGGCATGGCCACCGTGGTCGCCTACGGGCTGCTGGTGGCCGCCGGTTACGCGCTCGCACCGGGCCGGCGGGGGGTGCGGATCGGCGCGGGCGCCTGCGCGGCCGTCCTCCTCGTACCGCTGACGGTGTCGTTCAGCCGGGGGACGTGGATCGCGACGGCGGTGGCGCTCGGCGCCGTCACGGTGCTGGCCGGACGGCGGCAGGCCGTCCGGGTGCTGGGCACGGCGGCCGCGTGCGCGGTGCTGCTGGTCGGCGGGGCCGGCGTCGGCTCGCAGATGATCACCGAACGGCTGACCAGCATCACGCAGGTGACGGACGCGCCCGACCCGTCCGTCACCGACCGCTACACCCTCTGGTCGGCGGCGGTCTCCATGTGGCGCGAGCACCCGGTGCTCGGCGTCGGCCTCAAGCGCTTCCCGGCGGAACGCGACAGCCACGCCTCGCTCGCCCTCGACTCCGGCAGCGACACCGACGGCGCCGGCCAGGGCTTCACCCGTGAACCCCTCCTCTCCCCGCACAACATGTACCTGCTGGCCCTCTCCGAGCAGGGCCTGACGGGCTGCCTGCTGCTGGGCGGCTCCTGGGCGGCCCTCCTCGCGGCCGGCACCGCCCGGCTGCTCCGTACCCGCCGGACGGCGGCCGGCACCGCCCGGCTGCTCCGTACCCGCCGGACGGCGGCCGCCGACCGCTCCCGTCCCACCGCGCCCCTTCCCGGAACCGGAACCGGCGGCGGTACGGCGGCCTCGTCCGGCAGTACGGCGCCACGGCCCGGCGGTACGGCGGTCCCGCTCCCCGCCGGGTCCGTCGGCCCGGGGCTCGCGGCCGTCGGGCTGCTGCTGTGGACCTGCGTCGACTTCCTCTACGCCGACATCGGCGGCCCGGTGACCCCGCTGACGGCCGTCGTCCTCGGCCTCGCGGCCTGGTGGGCCCTCGAACCCTCGGACGGGCGGCGCTCATGA
- a CDS encoding lipopolysaccharide biosynthesis protein has protein sequence MVVVPEAGTDAPTALGFAQAYGRIATGSAVLAGAQAATHTAASDLRARVRAETSPDAPMIELTGTSPRAAEAASAANAVARSLAAVANRDSAATGVRLMFFSPAAAPTAPSSPSAPLAGAVGASAGGLLGGLVLLVRPRPEEQDGPEGPAAQVPTPAAAEPERAAV, from the coding sequence GTGGTGGTCGTCCCCGAGGCCGGCACCGACGCGCCCACCGCCCTCGGCTTCGCCCAGGCGTACGGCCGGATCGCCACCGGCTCGGCGGTACTGGCCGGCGCCCAGGCCGCCACACACACGGCCGCGTCCGACCTGAGGGCGCGGGTGCGGGCCGAGACCTCGCCCGACGCGCCGATGATCGAACTAACCGGCACCTCCCCCCGGGCGGCCGAGGCCGCCTCCGCCGCCAACGCCGTGGCCCGCTCGCTGGCCGCCGTCGCCAACCGGGACAGCGCGGCCACCGGGGTACGGCTGATGTTCTTCTCCCCCGCCGCCGCGCCCACCGCGCCTTCCTCCCCCTCGGCCCCGCTCGCCGGGGCGGTCGGCGCGAGCGCGGGCGGCCTGCTGGGCGGGCTGGTCCTGCTCGTCCGCCCGCGGCCCGAGGAACAGGACGGACCGGAGGGGCCCGCGGCCCAGGTGCCGACCCCGGCGGCGGCCGAGCCGGAACGGGCCGCGGTGTGA